Proteins from one Escherichia coli genomic window:
- the fumB gene encoding class I fumarate hydratase, with amino-acid sequence MSNKPFIYQAPFPMGKDNTEYYLLTSDYVSVADFDGETILKVEPEALTLLAQQAFHDASFMLRPAHQKQVAAILQDPEASENDKYVALQFLRNSEIAAKGVLPTCQDTGTAIIVGKKGQRVWTGGGDEEALSKGVYNTYIEDNLRYSQNAPLDMYKEVNTGTNLPAQIDLYAVDGDEYKFLCVAKGGGSANKTYLYQETKALLTPGKLKNFLVEKMRTLGTAACPPYHIAFVIGGTSAETNLKTVKLASAHYYDELPTEGNEHGQAFRDVQLEQELLEEAQKLGLGAQFGGKYFAHDIRVIRLPRHGASCPVGMGVSCSADRNIKAKINREGIWIEKLEHNPGQYIPQELRQAGEGEAVKVDLNRPMKEILAQLSQYPVSTRLSLTGTIIVGRDIAHAKLKELIDAGKELPQYIKDHPIYYAGPAKTPAGYPSGSLGPTTAGRMDSYVDLLQSHGGSMIMLAKGNRSQQVTDACHKHGGFYLGSIGGPAAVLAQQSIKHLECVAYPELGMEAIWKIEVEDFPAFILVDDKGNDFFQQIVNKQCANCTK; translated from the coding sequence ATGTCAAACAAACCCTTTATCTACCAGGCACCTTTCCCGATGGGGAAAGACAATACCGAATACTATCTACTCACGTCCGATTACGTTAGCGTTGCCGACTTCGACGGCGAAACCATCCTGAAAGTGGAACCAGAAGCCCTGACCTTGCTGGCGCAGCAAGCCTTTCACGACGCTTCTTTCATGCTCCGCCCGGCACACCAGAAACAGGTCGCGGCTATTCTTCAAGATCCAGAAGCCAGCGAAAACGACAAGTACGTGGCGCTGCAATTCTTAAGAAACTCAGAAATCGCCGCCAAAGGCGTGCTGCCGACCTGCCAGGACACCGGCACCGCGATCATCGTCGGTAAAAAAGGTCAGCGCGTGTGGACCGGTGGCGGCGATGAAGAAGCGCTGTCGAAAGGTGTCTATAACACCTATATCGAAGATAACCTGCGTTACTCACAAAACGCGCCGCTGGACATGTACAAAGAGGTCAACACCGGCACGAACCTGCCTGCGCAAATCGACCTGTACGCGGTAGATGGCGACGAATACAAATTCCTCTGCGTCGCCAAAGGCGGTGGCTCTGCCAATAAAACGTATCTCTACCAGGAAACCAAAGCTTTGCTGACTCCCGGCAAACTGAAAAACTTCCTCGTCGAGAAAATGCGTACACTCGGTACTGCAGCCTGCCCGCCGTACCATATCGCGTTTGTGATTGGCGGTACGTCTGCGGAAACCAACCTGAAAACCGTCAAGTTAGCAAGCGCTCACTATTACGATGAACTGCCGACCGAAGGGAACGAACATGGTCAGGCGTTCCGCGATGTCCAGCTGGAACAGGAACTGCTGGAAGAGGCCCAGAAACTCGGCCTTGGCGCGCAGTTTGGCGGTAAATACTTCGCGCACGACATCCGCGTGATCCGTCTGCCACGTCACGGCGCATCCTGCCCGGTAGGTATGGGCGTCTCCTGCTCCGCTGACCGTAACATTAAAGCGAAAATCAACCGCGAAGGTATCTGGATCGAAAAACTGGAACACAATCCAGGCCAGTACATTCCACAAGAACTGCGTCAGGCCGGTGAAGGCGAAGCGGTGAAAGTCGACCTTAACCGCCCGATGAAAGAGATCCTCGCCCAGCTTTCGCAATACCCGGTATCCACCCGCTTGTCGCTCACCGGCACTATTATCGTGGGTCGCGATATTGCACATGCCAAGCTGAAAGAGCTGATTGACGCCGGTAAAGAACTGCCGCAGTACATCAAAGATCACCCGATCTACTACGCGGGTCCGGCGAAAACGCCTGCCGGTTATCCATCAGGTTCACTTGGCCCAACCACCGCAGGTCGTATGGACTCCTACGTGGATCTGCTGCAATCCCACGGCGGCAGCATGATCATGCTGGCGAAAGGTAACCGCAGTCAGCAGGTTACCGACGCGTGTCATAAACACGGCGGCTTCTACCTCGGTAGTATCGGCGGCCCGGCGGCGGTACTGGCGCAGCAGAGCATCAAGCATCTGGAATGCGTCGCTTATCCGGAGCTGGGTATGGAAGCTATCTGGAAAATCGAAGTAGAAGATTTCCCGGCGTTTATCCTGGTCGATGACAAAGGCAACGACTTCTTCCAGCAAATCGTCAACAAACAGTGCGCGAACTGCACTAAGTAA
- the yjdF gene encoding DUF2238 domain-containing protein, with amino-acid sequence MTRTLKPLILNTGALALTLILIYTGISANDKLTWLMEVTPVIIVVPLLLATARRYPLTPLLYTLIFFHAIILMVGGQYTYAKVPVGFEVQEWLGLSRNPYDKLGHFFQGLVPALVAREILVRGMYVRGRKMVAFLVCCVALAISAMYELIEWWAALAMGQGADDFLGTQGDQWDTQSDMFCALLGALTTVIFLARFHCRQLRRYGLITRAPEAITS; translated from the coding sequence ATGACCCGCACACTCAAGCCGTTAATTCTTAACACCGGCGCACTGGCGCTAACGTTAATCCTGATTTATACCGGCATTTCGGCCAATGACAAACTCACCTGGCTGATGGAAGTGACACCGGTGATTATTGTCGTGCCGCTACTGCTTGCCACCGCCAGACGTTATCCGTTAACGCCGCTGCTCTATACGCTCATTTTCTTTCACGCCATCATCCTGATGGTCGGCGGACAATACACCTACGCGAAAGTCCCCGTTGGTTTTGAGGTGCAGGAATGGCTGGGGTTGAGTCGTAATCCGTATGACAAGCTGGGGCACTTTTTCCAGGGGCTGGTGCCTGCACTGGTGGCACGAGAAATTCTCGTTCGCGGGATGTACGTGCGCGGACGTAAAATGGTGGCGTTCCTGGTCTGCTGCGTGGCGCTGGCGATAAGCGCGATGTATGAATTAATCGAGTGGTGGGCAGCGCTGGCAATGGGTCAGGGAGCGGATGATTTTCTCGGTACCCAGGGCGACCAATGGGACACACAATCCGATATGTTCTGCGCGCTGCTTGGCGCATTAACGACGGTGATATTCCTTGCTCGCTTTCATTGCCGCCAGCTACGGCGCTATGGCTTAATCACCAGAGCGCCGGAAGCGATTACCTCTTAA
- the melA gene encoding alpha-galactosidase, with amino-acid sequence MMSAPKITFIGAGSTIFVKNILGDVFHREALKTAHIALMDIDPTRLEESHIVVRKLMDSAGASGKITCHTQQKEALQDADFVVVAFQIGGYEPCTVTDFEVCKRHGLEQTIADTLGPGGIMRALRTIPHLWQICEDMTEVCPDATMLNYVNPMAMNTWAMYARYPHIKQVGLCHSVQGTAEELARDLNIDPATLRYRCAGINHMAFYLELERKTADGSYVNLYPELLAAYEAGQAPKPNIHGNTRCQNIVRYEMFKKLGYFVTESSEHFAEYTPWFIKPGREDLIERYKVPLDEYPKRCVEQLANWHKELEEYKNASRIDIKPSREYASTIMNAIWTGEPSVIYGNVRNDGLIDNLPQGCCVEVACLVDANGIQPTKVGTLPSHLAALMQTNINVQTLLTEAILTENRDRVYHAAMMDPHTAAVLGIDEIYALVDDLIAAHGDWLPGWLHR; translated from the coding sequence ATGATGTCTGCACCCAAAATTACATTTATCGGCGCTGGTTCGACGATTTTCGTTAAAAATATTCTTGGTGATGTGTTCCATCGCGAGGCGCTGAAAACGGCGCATATTGCCCTGATGGACATTGATCCCACCCGCTTGGAAGAGTCGCATATTGTGGTGCGCAAGTTGATGGATTCAGCAGGGGCCAGCGGCAAAATCACCTGCCACACCCAACAGAAAGAAGCCTTACAGGATGCCGATTTTGTCGTGGTGGCATTTCAGATTGGCGGTTATGAACCTTGCACGGTGACTGATTTTGAGGTCTGTAAGCGCCACGGTCTGGAACAAACCATTGCCGATACACTGGGGCCGGGCGGTATTATGCGCGCGCTACGTACCATTCCTCACCTGTGGCAAATTTGCGAGGACATGACGGAAGTCTGCCCCGATGCCACCATGCTCAACTATGTTAACCCAATGGCGATGAATACCTGGGCGATGTATGCCCGTTATCCGCATATCAAACAGGTAGGGCTGTGCCATTCGGTGCAGGGAACGGCGGAAGAGCTGGCGCGTGACCTCAATATCGACCCGGCTACGCTGCGTTACCGTTGTGCGGGTATCAACCATATGGCGTTTTACCTGGAACTGGAGCGCAAAACCGCCGACGGCAGTTACGTGAATCTCTACCCGGAACTGCTGGCGGCTTATGAGGCAGGGCAGGCACCGAAGCCAAATATTCATGGTAATACTCGCTGCCAGAATATTGTGCGTTACGAAATGTTCAAAAAGCTGGGCTACTTCGTCACTGAATCGTCAGAACATTTTGCTGAGTACACACCGTGGTTTATTAAGCCAGGTCGTGAGGATTTGATTGAGCGTTATAAAGTACCGCTGGATGAGTACCCGAAACGCTGCGTCGAGCAGCTGGCGAACTGGCATAAAGAGCTGGAGGAGTATAAGAACGCCTCCCGGATTGATATTAAACCGTCACGGGAATATGCCAGCACAATCATGAACGCTATCTGGACTGGCGAGCCGAGTGTGATTTACGGCAACGTCCGTAACGATGGATTGATTGATAACCTGCCACAAGGATGTTGTGTGGAAGTGGCCTGTTTAGTTGATGCTAATGGCATTCAGCCGACCAAAGTCGGTACGCTACCTTCGCATCTGGCCGCCCTGATGCAAACCAATATCAACGTACAGACGCTGCTGACGGAAGCCATTCTCACAGAAAATCGCGACCGTGTTTACCACGCCGCGATGATGGACCCGCATACTGCCGCCGTGCTGGGCATTGACGAAATATATGCTCTTGTTGACGACCTGATTGCCGCCCACGGCGACTGGCTGCCAGGCTGGTTGCACCGTTAA
- the melR gene encoding transcriptional regulator MelR has protein sequence MFQERESSMNTDTFMCSSDEKQTRSPLSLYSEYQRMEIEFRAPHIMPTSHWHGQVEVNVPFDGDVEYLINNEKVSINQGHITLFWACTPHQLTDTGTCQSMAIFNLPMHLFLSWPLDKDLINHVTHGMVIKSLATQQLSPFEVRRWQQELNSPNEQIRQLAIDEIGLMLKRFSLSGWEPILVNKTSRTHKNSVSRHAQFYVSQMLGFIAENYDQALTINDVAEHVKLNANYAMGIFQRVMQLTMKQYITAMRINHVRALLSDTDKSILDIALTAGFRSSSRFYSTFGKYVGMSPQQYRKLSQQRRQTFPG, from the coding sequence ATATTCCAGGAAAGAGAGTCATCCATGAATACAGATACTTTTATGTGCAGCAGCGACGAAAAACAGACCCGCAGCCCGCTGTCGCTGTATTCGGAGTACCAGCGGATGGAGATTGAGTTTCGCGCACCGCATATCATGCCCACCAGCCACTGGCATGGTCAGGTCGAAGTGAATGTGCCTTTCGATGGCGATGTGGAATACCTGATCAACAATGAAAAAGTGAGTATCAATCAGGGACATATCACGCTGTTCTGGGCCTGTACACCGCACCAACTAACAGATACCGGAACCTGTCAGAGCATGGCGATTTTTAATCTGCCGATGCATCTGTTTCTCTCCTGGCCGCTGGATAAAGACCTGATTAACCACGTCACTCACGGCATGGTGATCAAATCACTGGCGACACAGCAACTTAGCCCGTTTGAAGTGCGCCGCTGGCAGCAGGAATTGAACAGTCCGAACGAGCAAATTCGCCAGCTCGCCATTGATGAAATTGGCCTGATGCTCAAGCGATTTAGCCTCTCTGGCTGGGAACCGATTCTGGTCAATAAAACCTCGCGCACACACAAAAACAGCGTCTCGCGCCATGCGCAATTTTATGTCAGCCAGATGCTGGGCTTTATTGCCGAAAACTATGATCAGGCGCTGACCATCAACGATGTGGCTGAGCACGTCAAACTTAACGCCAACTATGCAATGGGGATATTCCAGCGGGTCATGCAATTGACGATGAAACAGTACATTACTGCGATGCGCATCAACCACGTTCGTGCGTTACTGAGCGATACCGATAAAAGTATTCTCGATATTGCCCTGACGGCAGGCTTTCGTTCGAGTAGCCGTTTTTACAGCACGTTCGGCAAATATGTCGGCATGTCACCGCAACAATACCGCAAACTTAGCCAACAGCGCCGCCAGACGTTTCCCGGCTAA
- the adiA gene encoding arginine decarboxylase — MKVLIVESEFLHQDTWVGNAVERLADALSQQNVTVIKSTSFDDGFAILSSNEAIDCLMFSYQMEHPDEHQNVRQLIGKLHERQQNVPVFLLGDREKALAAMDRDLLELVDEFAWILEDTADFIAGRAVAAMTRYRQQLLPPLFSALMKYSDIHEYSWAAPGHQGGVGFTKTPAGRFYHDYYGENLFRTDMGIERTSLGSLLDHTGAFGESEKYAARVFGADRSWSVVVGTSGSNRTIMQACMTDNDVVVVDRNCHKSIEQGLMLTGAKPVYMVPSRNRYGIIGPIYPQEMQPETLQKKISESPLTKDKAGQKPSYCVVTNCTYDGVCYNAKEAQDLLEKTSDRLHFDEAWYGYARFNPIYADHYAMRGEPGDHNGPTVFATHSTHKLLNALSQASYIHVREGRGAINFSRFNQAYMMHATTSPLYAICASNDVAVSMMDGNSGLSLTQEVIDEAVDFRQAMARLYKEFTHDGRWFFKPWNKEVVTDPQTGKTYDFADAPTKLLTTVQDCWVMHPGESWHGFKDIPDNWSMLDPIKVSILAPGMGEDGELEETGVPAALVTAWLGRHGIVPTRTTDFQIMFLFSMGVTRGKWGTLVNTLCSFKRHYDANTPLAQVMPELVEQYPDTYANMGIHDLGDTMFAWLKENNPGARLNEAYSGLPVAEITPREAYNAIVDNNVELVSIENLPGRIAANSVIPYPPGIPMLLSGENFGDKNSPQVSYLRSLQSWDHHFPGFEHETEGTEIIDGIYHVMCVKA, encoded by the coding sequence ATGAAAGTATTAATTGTTGAAAGCGAGTTTCTCCATCAGGACACCTGGGTCGGTAACGCCGTTGAGCGTCTGGCAGATGCTTTAAGCCAGCAAAATGTTACCGTGATTAAATCCACCTCCTTTGATGATGGCTTTGCCATTCTCTCTTCAAACGAAGCCATTGACTGCCTGATGTTCAGCTATCAAATGGAACATCCGGACGAACATCAAAACGTCAGACAATTGATCGGTAAGCTTCATGAGCGCCAACAAAACGTGCCGGTCTTCCTGTTGGGCGATCGGGAAAAAGCCCTCGCCGCAATGGACCGAGATCTGCTGGAGCTTGTCGATGAATTCGCCTGGATTCTGGAAGATACCGCCGACTTTATCGCCGGACGCGCCGTTGCCGCAATGACCCGCTACCGCCAGCAGCTGTTGCCGCCACTGTTCAGCGCGCTGATGAAATATAGCGACATCCATGAATATTCCTGGGCAGCGCCAGGCCACCAGGGCGGCGTTGGCTTTACCAAAACACCCGCCGGACGTTTCTACCATGACTACTATGGTGAAAATCTGTTCCGCACCGACATGGGCATCGAACGGACTTCCCTCGGTTCTTTGCTTGACCATACTGGCGCATTTGGCGAAAGCGAAAAATATGCCGCACGCGTATTTGGTGCCGATCGCTCCTGGTCGGTAGTCGTCGGTACTTCCGGCTCTAACCGTACCATCATGCAGGCTTGCATGACCGATAACGATGTAGTGGTCGTTGACCGTAACTGCCATAAATCCATCGAACAAGGCTTGATGCTGACGGGCGCGAAACCGGTCTACATGGTGCCAAGCCGCAACCGCTACGGCATTATCGGGCCAATCTATCCGCAGGAAATGCAACCTGAAACCTTGCAGAAGAAAATCAGTGAAAGCCCGCTGACCAAAGACAAAGCCGGGCAAAAACCGTCTTACTGCGTGGTAACCAACTGCACCTATGACGGCGTGTGTTATAACGCTAAAGAAGCGCAGGATCTGCTGGAAAAAACTTCCGATCGTCTGCACTTTGACGAAGCCTGGTACGGCTATGCACGTTTCAACCCGATCTATGCCGATCACTATGCCATGCGCGGTGAACCTGGCGATCACAACGGTCCTACCGTTTTCGCCACCCACTCAACCCACAAACTGCTGAATGCGCTGTCACAGGCCTCTTACATTCATGTGCGTGAAGGTCGTGGGGCGATTAACTTCTCCCGCTTCAACCAGGCATACATGATGCATGCCACCACCTCCCCGCTGTATGCCATCTGTGCATCTAACGACGTGGCGGTGTCGATGATGGACGGCAACAGTGGCCTGTCACTGACCCAGGAAGTGATCGACGAAGCGGTTGATTTCCGTCAAGCGATGGCACGGCTGTATAAAGAGTTCACCCATGACGGTAGATGGTTCTTCAAACCGTGGAACAAAGAAGTGGTCACCGATCCACAAACCGGCAAAACCTACGACTTTGCTGACGCGCCAACCAAACTGCTGACCACCGTTCAGGACTGCTGGGTAATGCATCCGGGCGAAAGCTGGCACGGCTTCAAAGATATTCCGGATAACTGGAGTATGCTCGACCCAATTAAAGTCAGCATTCTCGCACCGGGAATGGGTGAAGATGGTGAACTGGAAGAAACCGGTGTTCCGGCGGCGCTGGTCACTGCCTGGCTTGGTCGCCACGGCATTGTGCCTACCCGCACCACTGACTTCCAAATTATGTTCCTGTTCTCTATGGGCGTAACCCGTGGGAAATGGGGAACTCTGGTTAACACCCTTTGCTCCTTCAAACGCCACTACGACGCCAACACACCGCTGGCGCAGGTCATGCCGGAACTTGTTGAACAATATCCTGACACTTACGCGAATATGGGGATTCACGATCTGGGTGACACCATGTTTGCCTGGCTAAAAGAAAATAACCCTGGCGCACGGTTGAACGAAGCCTATTCCGGCCTGCCGGTGGCGGAAATCACCCCGCGTGAAGCGTACAACGCAATTGTCGATAACAATGTCGAACTGGTATCCATTGAAAATCTGCCTGGACGCATCGCGGCAAACTCAGTTATCCCGTATCCGCCAGGAATCCCGATGCTACTGTCTGGTGAAAACTTCGGCGATAAAAACAGTCCACAGGTAAGTTATTTACGCTCCCTGCAATCCTGGGACCATCATTTCCCTGGATTTGAACACGAAACTGAAGGGACTGAAATTATTGACGGTATTTACCACGTCATGTGTGTGAAAGCGTAA
- the adiY gene encoding DNA-binding transcriptional activator AdiY, with amino-acid sequence MRICSDQPCIVLLTEKDVWIRVNGKEPISLKANHMALLNCENNIIDVSSLNNTLVAHISHDIIKDYLRFLNKDLSQIPVWQRSATPILTLPCLTPDVFRVAAQHSMMPAETESEKERTRALLFTVLSRFLDSKKFLSLMMYMLRNCVSDSVYQIIESDIHKDWNLSMVASCLCLSPSLLKKKLKSENTSYSQIITTCRMRYAVNELMMDGKNISQVSQSCGYNSTSYFISVFKDFYGMTPLHYVSQHRERTVA; translated from the coding sequence ATGAGGATTTGCAGCGACCAACCTTGTATTGTTTTATTGACTGAAAAAGATGTCTGGATAAGGGTGAATGGGAAAGAACCTATTAGCCTTAAAGCTAACCATATGGCGTTATTAAATTGTGAAAATAATATTATCGACGTCTCCTCTCTTAATAACACTTTGGTTGCTCATATTAGTCACGACATCATCAAAGATTACCTCCGGTTTCTGAATAAAGATCTCTCGCAAATACCAGTATGGCAACGTAGCGCTACGCCCATCCTCACCCTGCCATGCCTGACGCCAGACGTCTTTCGCGTTGCCGCGCAACATAGCATGATGCCCGCTGAAACTGAGTCAGAAAAGGAACGAACACGTGCATTATTATTCACTGTGCTATCCCGTTTTCTCGACAGTAAAAAATTCCTTTCTTTAATGATGTATATGTTACGTAATTGTGTAAGTGACAGCGTTTATCAAATTATTGAAAGCGATATCCACAAAGACTGGAATCTTAGTATGGTAGCCAGTTGTTTATGTCTTAGCCCAAGTCTGTTAAAGAAAAAGCTGAAAAGCGAAAACACCAGTTATAGCCAAATAATCACCACCTGCCGCATGCGTTATGCCGTCAATGAATTAATGATGGACGGTAAAAATATCTCTCAGGTCTCACAGTCGTGTGGCTACAACAGTACGTCGTACTTTATTTCTGTCTTTAAAGACTTCTACGGTATGACGCCTCTGCATTATGTTAGTCAGCACAGAGAACGCACTGTCGCCTGA
- the adiC gene encoding arginine/agmatine antiporter, with product MSSDADAHKVGLIPVTLMVSGNIMGSGVFLLPANLASTGGIAIYGWLVTIIGALGLSMVYAKMSFLDPSPGGSYAYARRCFGPFLGYQTNVLYWLACWIGNIAMVVIGVGYLSYFFPILKDPLVLTITCVVVLWIFVLLNIVGPKMITRVQAVATVLALIPIVGIAVFGWFWFRGETYMAAWNVSGLGTFGAIQSTLNVTLWSFIGVESASVAAGVVKNPKRNVPIATIGGVLIAAVCYVLSTTAIMGMIPNAALRVSASPFGDAARMALGDTAGAIVSFCAAAGCLGSLGGWTLLAGQTAKAAADDGLFPPIFARVNKAGTPVAGLIIVGILMTIFQLSSISPNATKEFGLVSSVSVIFTLVPYLYTCAALLLLGHGHFGKARPAYLAVTTIAFLYCIWAVVGSGAKEVMWSFVTLMVITAMYALNYNRLHKNPYPLDAPISKD from the coding sequence ATGTCTTCGGATGCTGATGCTCACAAAGTGGGCTTAATCCCCGTCACCCTGATGGTGTCGGGGAATATTATGGGGTCAGGTGTTTTTCTGTTACCTGCAAACCTGGCCTCCACTGGCGGGATTGCCATTTATGGATGGTTGGTGACGATTATCGGTGCGCTGGGGCTCTCGATGGTATACGCCAAAATGTCGTTCCTCGACCCAAGCCCTGGTGGTTCTTACGCTTACGCCCGCCGCTGCTTTGGCCCGTTTCTCGGTTATCAAACTAACGTCCTCTACTGGCTGGCCTGCTGGATCGGCAATATCGCCATGGTGGTCATTGGCGTTGGATATTTAAGTTACTTCTTCCCGATTCTGAAAGATCCACTGGTATTAACCATCACCTGCGTCGTGGTGCTGTGGATCTTCGTCCTGCTGAACATTGTCGGTCCGAAAATGATCACCCGCGTGCAGGCCGTTGCCACCGTGCTGGCGCTGATCCCCATCGTCGGGATTGCCGTATTTGGCTGGTTCTGGTTCCGTGGTGAAACCTATATGGCGGCATGGAACGTCAGCGGCCTGGGCACCTTCGGCGCGATTCAAAGTACCCTTAACGTTACGCTGTGGTCGTTCATCGGTGTGGAAAGTGCCTCCGTTGCCGCAGGTGTGGTGAAAAACCCGAAACGCAACGTCCCTATCGCCACCATTGGTGGGGTATTGATTGCCGCCGTTTGCTATGTACTTTCTACCACCGCGATTATGGGGATGATCCCTAATGCCGCACTGCGCGTTTCTGCTTCGCCATTCGGTGATGCCGCACGGATGGCGCTGGGTGACACCGCCGGGGCCATTGTTTCTTTCTGCGCAGCTGCGGGTTGCTTAGGTTCACTGGGCGGCTGGACATTGCTGGCGGGTCAAACGGCGAAAGCCGCTGCCGATGACGGGCTGTTCCCACCGATTTTTGCTCGTGTAAACAAAGCGGGTACGCCAGTGGCGGGGCTGATTATCGTCGGAATTTTGATGACCATCTTCCAGCTCAGCAGCATTTCGCCAAACGCGACCAAAGAATTCGGTCTGGTTTCTTCCGTGTCGGTCATCTTTACACTGGTGCCATATCTTTACACCTGTGCGGCGTTACTGCTGCTCGGCCACGGCCACTTTGGTAAAGCACGCCCGGCATATCTGGCTGTTACTACCATTGCCTTCCTCTACTGCATCTGGGCCGTAGTAGGGTCCGGCGCGAAAGAGGTTATGTGGTCATTTGTCACCCTGATGGTCATCACCGCCATGTATGCGCTGAATTACAACCGGCTGCATAAAAACCCGTATCCCTTAGATGCACCAATAAGCAAAGATTAA
- the eptA gene encoding phosphoethanolamine transferase EptA yields the protein MLKRLLKRPSLNLLAWLLLAAFYISICLNIAFFKQVLQALPLDSLHNVLVFLSMPVVAFSVINIVLTLSSFLWLNRPLACLFILVGAAAQYFIMTYGIVIDRSMIANIIDTTPAESYALMTPQMLFTLGFSGVLAALIACWIKIKPATSRLRSVLFRGANILVSVLLILLVAALFYKDYASLFRNNKELVKSLSPSNSIVASWSWYSHQRLANLPLVRIGEDAHRNPLMQNEKRKNLTILIVGETSRAENFSLNGYPRETNPRLAKDNVVYFPNTASCGTATAVSVPCMFSDMPREHYKEELAQHQEGVLDIIQRAGINVLWNDNDGGCKGACDRVPHQNVTALNLPGQCINGECYDEVLFHGLEEYINNLQGDGVIVLHTIGSHGPTYYNRYPPQFRKFTPTCDTNEIQTCTQEQLVNTYDNTLVYVDYIVDKAINLLKEHQDKFTTSLVYLSDHGESLGENGIYLHGLPYAIAPDSQKQVPMLLWLSEDYQKRYQVDQSCLQKQAQTQHYSQDNLFSTLLGLTGVETKYYQAADDILQTCRRVSE from the coding sequence ATGTTGAAGCGCCTACTAAAAAGACCCTCTTTGAATTTACTCGCCTGGCTATTGTTGGCCGCTTTTTATATCTCTATCTGCCTGAATATTGCCTTTTTTAAACAGGTGTTGCAGGCGCTGCCGCTGGACTCGCTGCATAACGTACTGGTTTTCTTGTCGATGCCGGTCGTCGCTTTCAGCGTGATTAATATTGTCCTGACACTAAGCTCTTTCTTATGGCTTAATCGACCGCTGGCCTGCCTGTTTATTCTGGTTGGCGCGGCAGCACAATATTTCATAATGACTTACGGCATCGTCATCGACCGCTCGATGATTGCCAATATTATTGATACCACCCCAGCAGAAAGTTATGCGCTGATGACACCGCAAATGTTATTTACGCTGGGATTCAGCGGCGTGCTTGCTGCGCTGATTGCCTGCTGGATTAAAATCAAACCTGCCACCTCGCGTCTGCGCAGTGTTCTTTTCCGTGGTGCCAATATTCTGGTTTCTGTACTGCTGATTTTGCTGGTCGCCGCACTGTTTTATAAAGACTACGCCTCGCTGTTTCGTAACAACAAAGAGCTGGTGAAGTCCTTAAGCCCCTCTAACAGCATTGTTGCCAGCTGGTCATGGTACTCCCATCAGCGACTGGCAAATCTGCCGCTGGTGCGAATTGGTGAAGACGCGCACCGCAACCCGTTAATGCAGAACGAGAAACGTAAAAATTTGACCATTTTGATTGTCGGCGAAACCTCGCGGGCGGAGAACTTCTCCCTCAACGGCTACCCGCGTGAAACTAACCCGCGGCTGGCGAAAGATAACGTGGTCTATTTCCCCAATACTGCGTCTTGCGGCACGGCAACGGCAGTTTCAGTACCATGCATGTTCTCGGATATGCCGCGTGAGCATTACAAAGAAGAACTGGCACAACATCAGGAAGGCGTGCTGGATATCATTCAGCGGGCGGGCATAAACGTGCTGTGGAATGACAACGATGGTGGCTGCAAAGGTGCCTGCGATCGCGTGCCTCACCAGAACGTCACTGCGCTGAACCTGCCTGGTCAGTGTATCAACGGCGAATGTTATGACGAAGTGCTTTTCCACGGGCTGGAAGAGTACATCAATAACCTGCAAGGTGATGGCGTAATTGTCTTACACACCATCGGCAGTCACGGCCCGACCTATTACAATCGCTATCCGCCACAGTTCAGGAAATTTACCCCTACCTGCGACACCAACGAGATCCAGACCTGTACCCAAGAGCAACTGGTAAACACTTACGACAATACGCTGGTCTACGTCGACTATATTGTTGATAAAGCAATTAATCTACTGAAAGAACATCAGGATAAATTTACCACCAGCCTGGTTTATCTTTCTGACCACGGTGAATCGTTAGGTGAAAATGGCATCTATCTGCACGGTTTGCCTTATGCCATCGCCCCAGATAGCCAAAAACAGGTGCCGATGCTGCTGTGGCTGTCTGAGGATTATCAAAAACGGTATCAGGTTGACCAAAGTTGCCTACAGAAACAGGCGCAAACGCAACACTATTCACAAGACAATTTATTCTCCACGCTATTGGGATTAACTGGCGTTGAGACGAAGTATTACCAGGCTGCGGATGATATTCTGCAAACTTGCAGGAGAGTGAGTGAATGA